A single region of the Ancylobacter novellus DSM 506 genome encodes:
- a CDS encoding MBL fold metallo-hydrolase, translating into MTLKPEVTGFFDPRTWSVQYVVADPATKRCAIVDPVYDFDEKSGQTGTANADRLLGFIRAKGYEVEWILDTHPHADHFSAAHYLKQKTGAPTAIGERVKDVQKLWKGFYNWPDFPADGSQWDHLFADGDTFKVGGIDAKVMFSPGHTLASITYVIGDAAFVHDTLFMPDSGTARADFPGGSARVLWRSIQAILALPDETRIFTGHDYQPDGREPRWESTVGEQKATNIHMAHCRTEEEFVAVREARDRSLAMPKLILQSLQINTNGGRLPEPESNGIRYLKIPLDLLTGAAWD; encoded by the coding sequence ATGACCCTCAAGCCCGAAGTCACCGGCTTCTTCGACCCGCGTACCTGGTCGGTCCAGTATGTCGTCGCCGACCCGGCGACGAAGCGCTGCGCCATCGTCGATCCGGTCTATGATTTCGACGAGAAGTCCGGCCAGACCGGCACGGCAAATGCGGACCGTCTGCTCGGTTTCATCCGGGCCAAGGGCTACGAGGTCGAGTGGATCCTCGACACCCATCCCCATGCCGATCATTTCTCGGCGGCGCATTACCTCAAGCAAAAGACCGGCGCACCGACCGCCATCGGCGAACGGGTGAAGGACGTGCAGAAGCTCTGGAAGGGCTTCTACAACTGGCCGGACTTTCCCGCCGATGGTTCGCAATGGGACCATCTCTTCGCCGACGGCGACACGTTCAAGGTCGGCGGCATCGACGCCAAGGTGATGTTCTCGCCGGGACACACGCTGGCCTCGATCACCTATGTGATCGGCGACGCCGCCTTCGTCCACGACACGCTGTTCATGCCTGACAGCGGCACCGCGCGTGCCGACTTTCCCGGCGGCAGCGCCCGTGTGTTGTGGCGGTCGATCCAGGCCATCCTGGCGCTTCCCGACGAGACCCGCATCTTCACCGGCCATGACTACCAGCCGGACGGACGCGAGCCCCGGTGGGAATCGACGGTCGGCGAGCAGAAGGCGACGAACATCCACATGGCGCACTGCAGGACCGAGGAGGAGTTCGTCGCGGTCCGCGAGGCGCGCGACCGCAGCCTCGCCATGCCCAAGCTCATCCTGCAGTCGCTGCAGATCAACACCAATGGCGGGCGGCTGCCCGAACCGGAATCGAACGGGATCCGCTACCTCAAGATCCCGCTCGACCTGCTCACGGGAGCGGCCTGGGACTGA
- a CDS encoding ArsR/SmtB family transcription factor, translated as MTETLAPVSDAVAMKAKVDEASAFLKTLANPDRLLVACALVDGEHSVRELEDMLGIRQPGLSQQLAGLRAAGLIIGRKEGKQVFYRLADPRVETFITTMHALFCAPGAPTANVRETLS; from the coding sequence ATGACCGAGACACTGGCTCCCGTTTCCGATGCGGTCGCCATGAAGGCGAAGGTCGACGAGGCCTCCGCCTTCCTCAAGACGCTGGCGAACCCCGACCGGCTGCTGGTGGCCTGTGCGTTGGTCGACGGCGAGCATTCGGTGCGGGAGCTGGAAGACATGCTCGGCATCCGCCAGCCCGGCCTTTCCCAGCAGCTCGCCGGCCTGCGCGCCGCCGGGCTGATCATCGGCCGAAAGGAAGGCAAGCAGGTCTTTTACCGGCTCGCCGATCCGCGCGTCGAAACCTTCATCACCACCATGCATGCGCTGTTCTGTGCGCCAGGCGCACCGACGGCGAATGTGCGCGAGACCTTGTCATGA
- a CDS encoding nuclear transport factor 2 family protein — protein MRLPILAASLALLAASGSAALAGPAEDLARSRIDAIAGGDLAAVTSAYAPAAMLHWVGGPLDGSYSRPNKIKEVWSKFFAAQGGQKATIAATTEAANPKGGTVTADVTFAGKNTVKVRYVLLYRDGKLVDEIWQVNPAAKY, from the coding sequence ATGCGCCTTCCCATCCTTGCCGCCAGCCTCGCCCTTCTCGCTGCCTCCGGCTCCGCCGCTCTGGCGGGACCGGCGGAAGACCTCGCCAGGTCCCGCATAGACGCCATCGCCGGCGGCGACCTCGCCGCCGTCACCTCCGCCTACGCGCCCGCCGCGATGCTGCACTGGGTCGGCGGCCCGCTCGACGGCAGCTACAGCCGGCCGAACAAGATCAAGGAAGTCTGGTCGAAGTTCTTCGCCGCCCAGGGCGGCCAGAAGGCGACCATCGCCGCGACGACCGAGGCCGCCAATCCCAAGGGCGGCACCGTGACAGCCGACGTCACCTTCGCCGGCAAGAACACGGTCAAGGTGCGCTACGTGCTGCTGTATCGCGACGGCAAGCTCGTCGACGAGATCTGGCAGGTCAATCCGGCGGCGAAATACTGA
- a CDS encoding YeeE/YedE family protein produces the protein MTEFTPIASLVGGMLIGLSAALLVLLEGRIAGISGIAGRLLPPWRDSLFAQRLAFVAGLVAAPFLVGAATGTPVTQTVSADLALMAVAGLLVGFGSVWGGGCTSGHGVCGLARLSPRSVVATLVFMGTGFLTVFVMRHVIGG, from the coding sequence ATGACCGAATTCACTCCCATCGCCTCGCTCGTCGGCGGCATGCTGATCGGCCTCAGTGCCGCCTTGCTGGTGCTTCTGGAAGGGCGCATCGCCGGGATCAGCGGCATCGCCGGCCGGCTGCTCCCGCCCTGGCGCGACAGCCTGTTCGCGCAGCGGCTGGCCTTCGTCGCCGGCCTCGTCGCGGCCCCCTTCCTCGTCGGCGCTGCGACCGGCACGCCGGTCACGCAGACGGTCTCGGCCGACCTCGCGCTCATGGCGGTGGCCGGGCTGCTAGTCGGCTTCGGCTCCGTATGGGGCGGCGGCTGCACCTCCGGCCACGGCGTATGCGGCCTGGCGCGCCTCTCGCCGCGCTCGGTCGTGGCGACACTCGTCTTCATGGGCACGGGATTCCTCACCGTGTTCGTCATGCGCCACGTCATCGGGGGCTGA
- a CDS encoding DUF6691 family protein, whose protein sequence is MPILVNLALGLLFGVGLVVSGMSNPAKVLNFLDLFGSFDPSLAFVMGGAVIVAFIGFRLARMRAKPVLAAAFQLPTRRDIDARLIVGPALFGIGWGLGGFCPGPALTALGLGAAGTLVFVPAMLAGMWAARMLAERT, encoded by the coding sequence ATGCCGATCCTCGTCAATCTCGCGCTCGGCCTGCTGTTCGGCGTCGGGCTGGTCGTCTCGGGCATGAGCAATCCCGCCAAGGTGCTCAACTTCCTTGATCTCTTCGGCAGTTTCGATCCCTCGCTCGCCTTCGTCATGGGCGGCGCCGTGATCGTCGCCTTCATCGGCTTCCGGCTGGCGCGGATGCGGGCGAAGCCCGTGCTCGCCGCAGCCTTCCAGCTGCCGACGCGGCGCGACATCGACGCGCGGCTTATCGTCGGGCCGGCGCTGTTCGGTATCGGCTGGGGGCTCGGCGGCTTCTGCCCCGGCCCGGCCCTCACCGCGCTCGGGCTCGGGGCGGCGGGCACGCTCGTCTTCGTGCCGGCCATGCTTGCCGGCATGTGGGCAGCACGGATGCTGGCCGAACGGACCTAG
- the soxX gene encoding sulfur oxidation c-type cytochrome SoxX: MRFETLLKRAAQVGALVLLPLAAHAQEASAVDPARVDAVVKTSFTKLPEGWESRLQQDETQRICSVTRNNPSPEQAAAIMKAEEVRIKFPAGPVLGSWKDGAKVAQNGRGGQFSDPPGTVSGGNCYACHQLDPKEVSYGTLGPSLVGYGRERNFSAEDAKIAFAKVYDAQASLACSSMPRFGVNGVLTEQQIKDVVAYLFDPESPVNK; this comes from the coding sequence ATGAGATTCGAGACATTGCTGAAGCGCGCCGCGCAGGTCGGCGCCCTTGTCCTCCTGCCACTGGCCGCCCACGCGCAGGAAGCCTCCGCCGTCGACCCGGCCCGCGTCGATGCGGTCGTCAAGACGAGCTTCACCAAGCTGCCCGAGGGCTGGGAGTCGCGCCTCCAGCAGGACGAGACGCAGCGCATCTGCTCGGTGACGCGCAACAATCCGTCGCCCGAGCAGGCGGCGGCGATCATGAAGGCCGAGGAGGTCCGCATCAAATTCCCGGCGGGGCCCGTTCTCGGCAGCTGGAAGGACGGCGCGAAGGTCGCCCAGAACGGGCGGGGCGGTCAGTTCAGCGATCCGCCCGGCACGGTCAGCGGCGGCAATTGCTATGCCTGCCACCAGCTCGATCCCAAGGAGGTGAGCTATGGCACGCTCGGGCCGAGCCTCGTCGGCTACGGGCGCGAGCGCAACTTCAGCGCGGAAGACGCCAAGATCGCCTTCGCCAAGGTCTATGACGCGCAGGCCTCGCTCGCCTGCTCCAGCATGCCGCGCTTCGGCGTCAACGGCGTGCTGACCGAGCAGCAGATCAAGGACGTCGTCGCCTATCTGTTCGACCCGGAATCCCCGGTCAACAAATAG
- a CDS encoding YeeE/YedE family protein: MDDLNAWWVALAGLAIGAAVGFTTRRARLCSFGAIEDALVGFDTRRLRIFGLALGIAIAGTQFLVLTGFLDPRTTSYVPDALPWIGIGLGGLMFGLGMALVGTCAFGSCVRLGSGDLRSLVVLLVFAATAYAMLRGTLAAYRITFGEAMAFTVPLSGQADLPGLIDPILGVSSRAILAAGVAAILIALAVTDVRLRKARRLLAAGTVLGLGVIGGWLATQYLVDEFVQAARPQSLTFVAPAAVTLHGLLLDGAKLINFGTASILGVILGAFAAARVGDEFRWEAFDDAREMRRHLSGAVLMGVGGVLCGGCTIGQGITAGSLLALSFPLAVASMVLGARLGIAFLMEGRAFFFLRASPPSAAGRSRLAGGRRSRS, translated from the coding sequence ATGGACGACCTCAATGCGTGGTGGGTGGCCCTTGCCGGCCTCGCCATCGGCGCGGCCGTTGGATTCACCACCCGGCGCGCGCGCCTGTGCAGCTTCGGTGCCATAGAGGATGCGCTGGTGGGATTCGATACCCGCCGGCTGCGCATCTTCGGCCTCGCGCTCGGCATCGCCATCGCCGGCACGCAGTTCCTCGTCCTGACCGGCTTCCTCGATCCACGCACGACCTCCTATGTGCCCGACGCGCTGCCGTGGATCGGCATCGGGCTCGGTGGCCTCATGTTCGGCCTCGGCATGGCGCTGGTCGGCACCTGCGCCTTCGGAAGCTGCGTGCGGCTCGGCTCGGGTGACCTACGCAGCCTCGTCGTGCTGCTGGTCTTCGCGGCGACCGCCTACGCCATGCTCAGGGGTACGCTGGCTGCTTATCGCATCACCTTCGGCGAGGCCATGGCGTTCACCGTGCCACTCTCCGGACAGGCGGATCTGCCCGGCTTGATCGACCCGATCCTCGGTGTGTCGAGCCGTGCAATCCTGGCGGCCGGCGTCGCCGCCATCCTCATCGCTTTGGCGGTGACCGATGTGCGCCTGCGCAAGGCGCGGCGCCTGCTGGCGGCCGGCACCGTGCTGGGCCTTGGCGTGATCGGCGGCTGGCTGGCGACGCAGTACCTGGTCGATGAGTTCGTGCAGGCGGCCCGGCCGCAGAGCCTCACCTTCGTGGCCCCCGCGGCCGTCACGCTCCACGGCCTGCTGCTCGACGGCGCCAAGCTGATCAATTTCGGGACCGCCTCGATCCTCGGCGTGATCCTCGGTGCCTTCGCTGCCGCGCGGGTGGGTGACGAGTTTCGCTGGGAGGCCTTCGACGATGCCCGCGAGATGAGACGGCATTTGTCGGGAGCGGTGCTGATGGGCGTAGGCGGCGTGCTGTGCGGCGGCTGCACGATCGGGCAGGGGATCACGGCCGGATCGCTGCTCGCTCTGTCCTTCCCGCTCGCGGTGGCGAGCATGGTGCTCGGCGCCCGCCTCGGCATCGCCTTCCTGATGGAGGGGCGGGCCTTCTTCTTTCTCCGCGCGAGCCCGCCGTCGGCGGCGGGCCGTTCGCGCCTGGCGGGCGGGCGGCGCTCGCGCTCCTGA
- a CDS encoding peroxiredoxin, translating into MTEQLISGADSARSAPRPLRIGDAAPVFSARSTQGQIRLSDYRGRWLLFFSHPADFTPVCTSEFIALARLAPQFEAAGFALLGLSVDSLFSHMGWLRAIRGAFNVEVPFPVVEDTSLVISRAYGMLDETAQDSSTVRASFFIDPDGIVRALSWYPMSVGRSAQEMLRLAIALKRVEKGDAVTPEGWQPGDPVLRPLSDETLLSDDDPAWFCRTIEPR; encoded by the coding sequence ATGACAGAGCAACTCATCTCCGGGGCCGATTCCGCGCGGTCTGCCCCGCGCCCGCTGCGGATCGGCGACGCCGCCCCGGTGTTCAGCGCACGCTCGACGCAGGGCCAGATCCGGCTGAGCGACTATCGGGGCCGCTGGCTGCTGTTCTTCTCGCATCCGGCGGACTTCACCCCGGTCTGCACCAGCGAGTTCATCGCGCTCGCCCGGTTGGCGCCGCAGTTCGAGGCCGCGGGCTTCGCCCTGCTCGGCCTCTCGGTGGACAGCCTGTTCTCCCATATGGGCTGGCTGCGGGCGATCCGCGGCGCCTTCAATGTCGAGGTGCCCTTCCCGGTGGTCGAGGACACCTCGCTCGTCATCAGCCGCGCCTATGGCATGCTCGACGAGACGGCCCAGGATTCCTCGACCGTGCGGGCGAGCTTCTTCATCGACCCGGACGGCATCGTCCGTGCCCTCAGCTGGTATCCGATGTCGGTCGGGCGTTCGGCGCAGGAGATGCTGCGCCTCGCCATCGCGCTGAAGCGCGTCGAGAAAGGCGACGCCGTGACGCCGGAAGGCTGGCAGCCGGGCGACCCCGTGCTCCGCCCGCTCAGCGACGAGACGCTGCTGTCCGACGACGATCCCGCCTGGTTCTGCCGCACCATCGAGCCGAGGTGA
- a CDS encoding cytochrome c biogenesis CcdA family protein produces the protein MSLDITLPGAFGAGLLSFASPCVLPLVPAYLGFLGGAGRGLAEQSGAGTTRRRLIALSIAFVGGFSSVFILLGATASQIGQWLAVHAPALTMVAGAVLVLFGLHFLGLLRIPLLYRRVAPDVARAPAGLTGAYLIGLAFGFGWTPCVGPILSMILIIAGTEDSLGKGVLLLAAYAAGIGLPFIAAAAFSTGFLRWSAAIRSRLGLIEKLSGVLLVATGIVFMGGWMPQLAAWLLDTFPLLGAIG, from the coding sequence GTGTCGCTGGACATCACACTGCCCGGGGCCTTCGGGGCGGGCCTTCTCTCCTTTGCGTCGCCCTGCGTACTGCCGCTCGTGCCGGCCTATCTCGGCTTCCTCGGCGGGGCGGGGCGCGGACTGGCGGAGCAGTCCGGAGCCGGCACGACGCGCCGGCGTCTTATCGCGCTTTCCATCGCCTTCGTCGGCGGCTTTTCCAGCGTCTTCATCCTGCTCGGCGCCACGGCCTCGCAGATCGGCCAGTGGCTCGCCGTGCACGCGCCGGCGCTCACCATGGTCGCCGGGGCGGTCCTCGTCCTGTTCGGCCTGCATTTCCTCGGCCTGCTGCGTATTCCCCTGCTCTACCGGCGGGTGGCGCCCGATGTGGCGCGCGCGCCGGCCGGACTTACCGGGGCGTATCTCATCGGGCTCGCCTTCGGCTTCGGCTGGACACCCTGCGTCGGGCCGATCCTGTCGATGATCCTCATCATCGCGGGAACCGAGGATTCGCTCGGCAAGGGCGTCCTGCTGCTCGCCGCCTATGCCGCGGGCATCGGGCTGCCCTTCATCGCGGCGGCGGCCTTCTCCACCGGCTTCCTGCGCTGGTCGGCGGCGATACGCTCGCGCCTCGGGCTGATCGAGAAGCTGTCCGGCGTGCTCTTGGTGGCGACCGGCATCGTCTTCATGGGGGGATGGATGCCGCAACTCGCCGCCTGGCTGCTCGACACCTTCCCCCTGCTGGGCGCGATCGGATGA
- a CDS encoding SoxW family protein → MDMRLTRRSLALGASAALLPLGRARAATRLGDDGLYVQDWYVESFLDLAEDEAAAKAKRKILALQWSQRGCPLCKRLHTDYFADAAIEAYVREHFDVVHLDIYGSREVTDFGGQTLSEKALAGRYAVRATPTFQFFAARDGKVAEVARMPGLLPKPEFLAMFRYVEAGAYESAGFEAWMAAQKAL, encoded by the coding sequence ATGGATATGCGCCTGACCCGTCGTTCGCTCGCGCTCGGTGCGAGCGCGGCCCTGCTGCCCCTTGGGCGCGCCCGCGCAGCCACCCGCCTTGGAGATGACGGGCTCTATGTGCAGGACTGGTATGTGGAGAGCTTCCTCGACCTCGCGGAGGACGAGGCGGCGGCGAAGGCGAAGCGAAAGATCCTCGCCCTGCAATGGAGCCAGCGCGGCTGTCCGCTCTGCAAGCGGCTGCACACGGACTATTTCGCCGATGCGGCCATCGAAGCTTATGTGCGCGAGCATTTCGATGTTGTGCATCTCGACATCTACGGCTCGCGCGAGGTGACGGATTTCGGCGGGCAGACCCTGTCGGAAAAGGCGCTGGCCGGCCGCTATGCGGTGCGCGCCACGCCGACCTTCCAGTTCTTCGCCGCGCGCGACGGCAAGGTGGCCGAGGTGGCCCGCATGCCTGGCCTGCTGCCGAAGCCGGAATTCCTGGCGATGTTCCGATATGTCGAAGCCGGCGCCTATGAGAGCGCCGGCTTCGAGGCCTGGATGGCAGCGCAGAAGGCGCTCTAG
- a CDS encoding ArsR/SmtB family transcription factor, with amino-acid sequence MPLTREEAEKAVEKLRIYSQPQRLMILSYLQAGEMTVGEIDAATGIGQPALSQQLAGLRKGGLVATRRASKQVFYRLADAGVEQCVHSIEAQFGGAMPAASPAAPQPPAPPAGGRRSNREAAVFARIVS; translated from the coding sequence ATGCCTCTGACCCGCGAGGAAGCCGAGAAGGCCGTCGAGAAGCTGCGCATCTACAGCCAGCCGCAGCGGCTCATGATCCTCTCCTATCTGCAGGCTGGCGAGATGACCGTCGGCGAGATCGACGCCGCCACCGGCATCGGCCAGCCGGCGCTCAGCCAGCAGCTTGCCGGACTGCGGAAGGGCGGGCTCGTCGCCACCCGGCGGGCCTCGAAACAGGTTTTCTACCGGCTGGCCGACGCCGGCGTGGAGCAGTGCGTGCACAGCATTGAGGCGCAGTTCGGCGGGGCGATGCCCGCCGCCAGCCCTGCCGCTCCCCAGCCGCCGGCGCCGCCCGCCGGCGGACGGCGCTCCAACCGGGAAGCCGCCGTCTTCGCCCGGATCGTGTCCTAA
- a CDS encoding bifunctional protein tyrosine phosphatase family protein/NAD(P)/FAD-dependent oxidoreductase, with the protein MTPKQITPDFHVTGQVDHAGLAAAAAAGFRTVICTRPDDEEPNQLNAAEAGGLAEALGMAFVHIPVTPGTYVDEDVASMRAMLDRLSGPVLGYCRSGARAATLWALAEAGRRTPAEILALTDAAGIDVSGQRARLAARAGDARGMAPKIFDVVIVGGGAAGIATASSLLKRRPSLDIAIVEPAECHYYQPGWTMVGAGVFQPDTTRVPMGAVMPDRVTWIRQAAAGFAPETKEVTLADGSSVRYRALVAAPGLRLAWEAIQGLPEALGRNGVTSNYRFDLAPYTFRTASSVKPGRALFTQPAMPIKCAGAPQKAMYLSCDIWREAGLLPRMEVEFHNAGGVLFGVPSYVPALMEYVERYGIDLNFGSTLVAVDGDARVATFERKATDGTVERVERGFEMLHAVPPQKPLDFVAASPLAGAGGWIDVDPATLRHMRYPDVFALGDATNTTNAKTAAAARKQAPVVAVNVLAALEGKAPAAQYDGYGSCPLTVERGKIVLAEFGYGGVLLPTFPKWILDGTRPTRLAWFLKDRMLPPIYWHAMLKGREWLCGPEPIPAPARNEVA; encoded by the coding sequence ATGACGCCAAAGCAGATCACGCCGGACTTTCATGTCACCGGCCAGGTGGACCATGCCGGCCTCGCCGCGGCCGCCGCGGCGGGCTTCCGTACCGTCATATGTACGCGGCCGGACGATGAGGAGCCGAACCAGCTCAACGCCGCCGAGGCCGGTGGCCTCGCCGAGGCGCTCGGCATGGCCTTCGTCCACATCCCCGTGACGCCCGGCACTTACGTCGATGAAGATGTGGCCTCGATGCGAGCCATGCTCGACCGGCTGTCTGGTCCCGTGCTGGGCTATTGCCGCAGCGGTGCGCGTGCGGCGACCCTCTGGGCTCTCGCCGAGGCAGGACGGCGGACCCCGGCGGAGATCCTCGCCCTGACCGACGCCGCCGGCATCGACGTCTCCGGCCAGCGCGCACGCCTCGCCGCCCGCGCTGGCGACGCCCGGGGCATGGCGCCGAAGATCTTCGACGTCGTGATCGTCGGCGGCGGCGCCGCGGGCATCGCGACGGCGTCGAGCCTGCTCAAGCGCCGCCCCTCGCTCGACATCGCCATCGTCGAGCCGGCGGAGTGCCACTACTACCAGCCGGGCTGGACCATGGTCGGCGCCGGCGTGTTCCAGCCGGACACCACCCGCGTTCCCATGGGCGCTGTGATGCCCGACCGCGTCACCTGGATCCGGCAGGCGGCGGCCGGCTTCGCTCCGGAGACGAAGGAGGTCACCCTCGCCGATGGTTCGTCGGTGCGCTACCGCGCGTTGGTGGCGGCGCCGGGCCTGCGGCTGGCCTGGGAGGCGATACAGGGCCTTCCGGAGGCACTCGGCCGCAACGGCGTCACCTCGAACTACCGCTTCGACCTCGCACCCTACACCTTCCGCACCGCCAGCTCGGTGAAGCCGGGGAGGGCGCTCTTCACCCAGCCGGCCATGCCGATCAAATGCGCCGGCGCGCCGCAGAAGGCGATGTACCTCTCCTGCGACATCTGGCGCGAGGCCGGCCTCCTGCCGCGCATGGAGGTGGAGTTCCACAATGCCGGCGGCGTCCTCTTCGGCGTGCCGTCCTATGTGCCGGCGCTGATGGAATATGTCGAGCGCTACGGCATCGACCTCAATTTCGGTTCCACCCTCGTGGCCGTCGACGGCGACGCGCGGGTCGCGACCTTCGAGCGCAAAGCGACCGATGGCACCGTCGAGCGGGTGGAGCGTGGGTTCGAGATGCTCCACGCCGTGCCGCCGCAGAAGCCGCTCGATTTCGTCGCCGCCAGTCCGCTGGCCGGCGCCGGCGGCTGGATCGACGTCGATCCGGCAACCCTGCGCCATATGCGCTATCCGGACGTCTTCGCCCTGGGCGACGCCACCAATACCACGAACGCCAAGACCGCCGCTGCCGCGCGCAAGCAGGCGCCGGTGGTGGCGGTAAACGTGCTCGCGGCGCTGGAGGGGAAGGCGCCCGCCGCCCAGTATGACGGCTACGGCTCCTGCCCGCTCACCGTCGAGCGCGGCAAGATCGTGCTGGCGGAGTTCGGCTATGGCGGCGTGCTGCTGCCGACCTTCCCGAAATGGATCCTCGACGGCACGCGTCCCACCCGTCTCGCCTGGTTCCTCAAGGACCGCATGCTGCCACCGATCTACTGGCACGCCATGCTGAAGGGGCGCGAATGGCTCTGCGGGCCGGAGCCGATCCCCGCTCCGGCCCGTAACGAGGTGGCCTGA
- a CDS encoding YgaP family membrane protein produces MARNLGNLDRALRVVIGIALLSLLFVLDGGLRWIGLVGLVPLLTAAAGNCPLYSIFGLLTCPLRTRNDRARG; encoded by the coding sequence ATGGCTCGCAATCTCGGAAATCTCGACCGCGCCCTGCGCGTCGTCATTGGCATCGCCCTGCTGTCGCTGCTCTTCGTGCTGGACGGCGGCCTGCGCTGGATCGGCCTCGTCGGCCTGGTGCCGCTGCTGACCGCGGCGGCCGGCAACTGCCCGCTCTATTCCATCTTCGGCCTGTTGACTTGCCCGCTGCGCACGCGCAACGACCGCGCCCGGGGCTGA
- a CDS encoding DUF305 domain-containing protein — protein MRQRHLACAGVLLAACLAGAAAQAHDHAHGADSASATSEEAPFLTENAAAMDKMMADMEVKPTDDIDADFTAMMIPHHQGAIDMAVAYLRYGKNPQLRRLAQEIVVEQQQEIAAMRLALGQALPPSAPAPTQPLPAHDNSAKAHDAMSHDAMSHGAMAMQPAVSAK, from the coding sequence ATGCGACAACGACATCTCGCCTGTGCCGGCGTGCTGCTCGCGGCGTGCTTGGCCGGCGCGGCGGCGCAGGCCCATGACCATGCTCACGGCGCGGACAGTGCCTCCGCCACGAGCGAGGAAGCGCCCTTCCTCACCGAGAACGCCGCCGCCATGGACAAGATGATGGCGGACATGGAGGTGAAGCCGACCGACGACATCGACGCCGATTTCACGGCGATGATGATCCCGCATCATCAGGGCGCCATCGACATGGCCGTCGCCTATCTGCGCTACGGCAAGAATCCGCAGCTGCGGCGCCTCGCGCAGGAGATCGTCGTCGAGCAGCAGCAGGAGATCGCCGCGATGCGCCTCGCGCTCGGCCAGGCGCTGCCGCCCTCCGCCCCGGCGCCGACCCAGCCGCTTCCCGCTCACGACAATTCGGCCAAGGCCCACGACGCGATGTCCCACGACGCGATGTCCCACGGTGCCATGGCGATGCAGCCGGCCGTTTCGGCGAAATAG
- a CDS encoding MBL fold metallo-hydrolase has product MSDLPLERAADQIRAARTAANRLAVEAFFDEPTNTASYVIHDPATKRAAVVDSVLDFDAASGRTSTASADAIIAFVKREGLTVDWLLETHAHADHLSAAPYIQREIGGKLAIGREIITVQSVFGKIFNFGTEFARDGSEFDRLFEDGDTFSVGSIPASVLHVPGHTPADMAYVIGDVVFAGDTIFMPDFGTARADFPGGDAHQLYHSIRRLLSLPDETRLFLCHDYKAPGRDTYAWETTVGAERAGNIHVRDGVDEDDFVDMRTRRDATLAMPKLILPSVQVNIRAGNLPEPEENGRRYLKLPLDTL; this is encoded by the coding sequence ATGTCCGACCTGCCTCTCGAAAGGGCCGCCGACCAAATCCGCGCCGCCCGCACGGCTGCCAACCGCCTCGCCGTGGAAGCCTTCTTCGACGAGCCGACCAACACCGCGAGCTACGTCATCCATGACCCCGCCACGAAGCGGGCGGCCGTCGTCGACAGCGTGCTCGATTTCGATGCCGCTTCCGGCCGCACCTCCACCGCCTCGGCGGACGCGATCATCGCTTTCGTGAAGCGCGAAGGCCTGACGGTGGACTGGCTGCTGGAGACCCATGCCCATGCCGACCATCTGTCGGCCGCGCCCTACATCCAGCGCGAGATCGGCGGCAAGCTCGCCATCGGCCGCGAGATCATCACCGTCCAGAGCGTCTTCGGTAAGATCTTCAACTTCGGCACCGAATTCGCCCGCGACGGCTCCGAATTCGACCGACTGTTCGAGGATGGCGACACGTTCAGCGTCGGCTCTATCCCGGCGAGCGTGCTGCACGTCCCCGGCCATACGCCGGCCGACATGGCCTATGTGATCGGCGATGTCGTCTTCGCCGGCGACACCATCTTCATGCCCGACTTCGGCACGGCGCGGGCCGACTTCCCCGGAGGCGACGCCCACCAGCTCTACCACTCGATTCGGCGGCTTCTGTCGCTGCCGGACGAGACGCGGCTGTTCCTGTGCCACGACTACAAGGCGCCGGGCCGTGACACCTATGCGTGGGAGACCACCGTCGGTGCCGAGCGTGCCGGCAACATCCACGTGCGCGACGGCGTGGACGAGGATGATTTCGTCGACATGCGCACGCGGCGCGACGCCACCCTCGCCATGCCCAAGCTGATCCTGCCCTCGGTGCAGGTGAACATCCGTGCCGGCAATCTTCCCGAGCCGGAAGAGAACGGCCGCCGCTACCTCAAGCTGCCGCTCGACACGCTCTGA